From the Streptomyces syringium genome, one window contains:
- a CDS encoding DUF2690 domain-containing protein has protein sequence MHLRNTVATALATAAGITLGLLPATVTTAVAAPAPTANACTPGDARVVRSSGMAGPLVELLYSPSCRTAWGRVRHASSGDQVEVKNRLGASKTATVARGSTTAKTGSVNDRNTQAWACVTTRSGNVACTEGY, from the coding sequence GTGCATCTGCGTAACACCGTCGCCACCGCGCTCGCCACAGCGGCAGGCATCACACTCGGCCTGCTCCCCGCCACTGTCACCACCGCCGTGGCGGCACCCGCCCCGACGGCCAACGCGTGCACCCCCGGCGACGCCCGGGTGGTCCGCAGCAGCGGCATGGCGGGTCCGCTCGTCGAACTGCTCTACAGCCCGTCGTGCCGCACCGCATGGGGCCGGGTCAGGCACGCCTCTTCCGGAGACCAGGTCGAGGTCAAGAACCGCCTCGGTGCCTCAAAGACCGCGACCGTCGCCCGTGGCAGCACCACCGCCAAGACCGGATCGGTCAACGACAGGAACACACAGGCATGGGCCTGCGTCACCACCCGCTCAGGCAACGTGGCATGCACGGAGGGGTACTGA
- a CDS encoding SH3 domain-containing protein, whose amino-acid sequence MKKTRKALTVVAVVAAGLMAAGPAHASAPGVITGDGVRIRSCPSTGGDCRVLATANRGDKVTLHCLDGTPGDPWFHVRHARSGKSGYVNGGYVRRSGPGTIPIC is encoded by the coding sequence ATGAAAAAGACCCGCAAGGCGCTGACCGTGGTCGCCGTGGTCGCCGCCGGACTCATGGCGGCGGGCCCGGCCCACGCCTCCGCGCCCGGCGTCATCACCGGTGACGGTGTACGTATCCGCTCGTGCCCCTCCACCGGCGGCGACTGCCGGGTCCTGGCCACCGCGAACCGGGGCGACAAGGTCACCCTCCACTGCCTCGACGGTACTCCTGGTGACCCCTGGTTCCACGTCCGGCATGCGCGCAGCGGCAAGTCCGGCTACGTCAACGGCGGTTATGTCCGCAGGTCGGGCCCCGGCACCATCCCCATCTGCTGA